In the Dioscorea cayenensis subsp. rotundata cultivar TDr96_F1 chromosome 12, TDr96_F1_v2_PseudoChromosome.rev07_lg8_w22 25.fasta, whole genome shotgun sequence genome, one interval contains:
- the LOC120273943 gene encoding uncharacterized protein LOC120273943, with translation MSPASLLLLLLLCFGFTNGGFAARLASPDLSKPTAYEILQSHGFPIGLLPLGVSSYDLDAASGEFSAYLNGSCLLSVRDSYELRYEPTISGTVSQNHLSNLRGISVKVLFLWLNIVDIRRSGDDLEFSVGISSANFPIDNFSECPQCGGQVVAEAWL, from the coding sequence ATGTCTCCGGCTTcgctccttcttcttcttctcctctgcTTCGGCTTCACCAATGGCGGCTTCGCGGCGAGGTTAGCATCACCGGATCTATCAAAGCCCACGGCTTACGAGATCCTTCAATCCCATGGCTTCCCCATTGGCCTCCTTCCCCTGGGCGTCAGCAGCTACGACCTCGATGCCGCTTCTGGCGAGTTCTCCGCGTACCTTAATGGGTCCTGCTTGTTATCGGTCAGAGATTCGTACGAGCTCCGGTACGAGCCCACCATCTCCGGCACTGTCTCTCAGAACCACCTTTCCAATCTCAGAGGAATCAGCGTCAAAGTCCTGTTTTTGTGGCTCAATATCGTTGATATCCGGCGATCCGGTGATGATCTGGAGTTCTCGGTTGGGATTTCTTCTGCGAACTTCCCCATTGATAACTTCTCTGAGTGTCCGCAGTGCGGCGGGCAAGTTGTGGCGGAAGCGTGGTTGTGA